One genomic segment of bacterium includes these proteins:
- the rplI gene encoding 50S ribosomal protein L9, which produces MEVILLEDVERVGHEGDILKVADGYARNYLVPRKLAVPATRGALKDLENRRGAIARRDGEKREVAQALAEQLKDKLVTVKHVTGEGTKLHGTVTTAQIAEAATEQLGLKIDKRDLELAEPIREVGDYLVSARLYKDVHAQLPVRVVPEKKAHEDEAEEEAAAEPAEEAVEEVEDAEAEAEEVEDEAAEEDTAE; this is translated from the coding sequence TGGAAGTCATCTTGCTGGAGGATGTCGAGCGCGTCGGTCACGAGGGAGACATCCTGAAGGTTGCTGACGGTTATGCGCGCAACTACCTCGTTCCGCGCAAGCTGGCCGTGCCGGCGACCAGGGGCGCCCTCAAGGACCTCGAGAACCGCCGGGGCGCCATCGCCCGCCGCGACGGCGAGAAGCGCGAGGTCGCCCAGGCCCTGGCCGAGCAGCTCAAGGACAAGCTCGTCACCGTCAAGCACGTGACGGGCGAGGGCACCAAGCTGCACGGGACCGTCACGACGGCGCAGATCGCCGAGGCGGCCACGGAACAGCTCGGGCTGAAGATTGACAAGCGCGATCTGGAGCTGGCCGAGCCCATCCGCGAGGTCGGGGACTACCTGGTCTCCGCGCGCCTGTACAAGGATGTCCATGCGCAGTTGCCCGTGCGGGTCGTGCCCGAAAAGAAGGCGCACGAGGACGAGGCCGAAGAGGAAGCCGCCGCCGAGCCGGCTGAGGAAGCCGTCGAGGAAGTCGAGGACGCGGAAGCCGAGGCCGAAGAAGTCGAGGACGAGGCGGCCGAGGAAGACACGGCGGAATAG